The Moorella glycerini genomic interval CCGGCACAAAGCGGAACGTCACCTCGCAGAGGCCAAGGTAGCGGCCTGATGGAACAGGTGGTGGCCAGGAGTAACATGCTGGCCGCTCTAAAGCGTGTAGAGCGGAACGGAGGCGCGCCCGGCGTAGATGGCATCCCGACCGAACGGCTTCGGGACCAAATTCGTACCGAATGGCCGCGCATCCGGGAAGAACTGCTCGCAGGAACCTACAGACCGAAGCCCGTGCGCCGGGTCGAAATCCCGAAACCCGGAGGAGGCAAACGGCTGCTAGGGATACCCACCGTAATGGACCGCCTGATCCAGCAGGCGCTCCTGCAAGTATTGACGCCCATTTTTGACCCGCAGTTCTCAGAAAACAGTTTCGGGTTCCGACCCGGAAGGAGAGCCCATGACGCGGTAAAGAAGGCGCGACAATACGTAGAAGAAGGATACGAATGGGCGGTGGACCTGGACATCGAGAAATATTTTGACCGGGTAAACCACGACATACTCATGGCCCGGGTGGCCCGGAAAGTAACGGATAAGAGGGTACTTACCCTTATCCGCCGCTATCTTACCGCAGGCGTCATGGTGAAGGGAGTGGTCATGGAGACGGCAGAAGGGACGCCCCAGGGCGGACCCTTAAGCCCGCTTTTGGCCAACATCCTCCTGGACGACCTGGACAAAGAGCTGGAAAAGAGGGGCCACAAGTTCGTCCGTTACGCCGATGACTGCAACATCTACGTCAAAAGCAAACGGGCGGGAGAAAGGGTCATGGCCAGTATCCGCAACTTCCTGCAGGAGCGGTTAAAGCTCAAGATTAACGAGCAGAAGAGCGCGGTAGACCGGCCGTGGAAACTAAAATTCCTGGGGTTTAGCATGTACAAAGCCAAAGCCGGAGAAATCCTTATCCGTCTAGCGCCGCAAACCATTGAACGGGTTAAGATGAAAATTCGGGAGATAACTTCCCGGAATAAGCCCGTAAGCATGGAAGAGCGCATAGAGCGGCTAAACGCCTACCTGGGTGGATGGATAGGATACTTCGCCCTGGCCGACACGCCCAGCACTTTCAGGAACTTGGAAGGCTGGATGCGGAGAAGGCTACGCATGTGCCTCTGGAAGCAGTGGAAGCGAGTACGGACCAGGTACCGCGAGCTACGCGCATTGGGATTGCCGGATTGGGTGGTGCATAATTTCGCCAACGCCCGCAAAGGGCCGTGGCGAATGGCCCATGGGCCAATGAATAGAGCCCTGGGTAATGCCTACTGGCAGTCCCAGGGCCTGATGAGCTTAACCGAACGTTATCAAAGTCTTCGTCAAGCTTGGTGAACCGCCGGATGCGGACCCGCATGTCCGGTGGTGTGAGAGGACGGGGGCTAGCCGCCCCCTCCTACTCGATTTTTTCCGCTAGCGCACCGCTATCCGGTATTCCCGCAGCCAGGTGTCGGCCTGGGCAAGATAAGCGAAGAGCTGGGGGGCGCTCATGAGCTGGCCGAACCAGGGCAGGTCGAAGGGCTCTTCCTTCTCCGCCAGGGCACGGATGGCCGGCACGTCGATGAAGGGCAGCAGGGGCGAACCGGGATCGTTCAAAATCTCCAACAGCCAGGTGCGGACGGCCTCCAGGTAGGCCGGGTTGTAGGTCTTGGGGTAGGGGCTCTTGCGCCGCTGCAGGACTTCCTCCGGTAGCACCCCGCGTAAAGCCCGGCGCAAGATGCCCTTTTCCATCTGGCCCCAGAATTTCATCTCCCAGGGGATATTCCAGACATAATCTACCAGTCGGTGATCGCAGTAGGGCACCCGGACCTCCAGCCCCACGGCCATGCTCATGCGGTCCTTGCGGTCCAGGAGTACCGGCATAAAGCGGGTCAGGGTAAGGTAGGAAAATTCTCGCAGGCGGGCGCTCCGGGGGTCCTCCCCTGGCAGGCGGGGTACTTCCTCCAGGGCTTCCCGGTAGCGCCTGGCCACATATTCCTCCGGACGGACCAGGGCTTTAAGATCGGGAGAAAGGAGGCGGATCCTCTCGTGGCCGGCCCGGGTCCAGGGGAAGGTAGCCAGGGCCATGGCCTTTTCACTTCTAAACCACGGGTAACCGCCGAAGACCTCGTCGGCAGCCTCGCCGGACAGGGCAACGGTGGCTTCTTTTTTAATTTCCCGGCTAAAGAGGTACAGGGAAGAGTCCACATCAGCCATTCCCGGCAGGTCCCGGGCGCGCATGGCCGTAGTCAGAGAGGTTACCAGTTCGGGGGTGTCGATAAAGACGTAGTGGTGCCTGGTACCCAGGTAGCGGGAAACGAGTTCTACCCAGGGGGCATCGCTGTTGGGCTGGAAATGGCTGGGCCGGAAATAACGGTCATTGTCGACGTAGTCTACCGACCAGGTATGGATGGGCCCAAGACCCCGCTCCTGAAAGGCCCGGGCGGCAAAGGCGGTAACGGCGCTGGAATCCAGCCCCCCGGAGAGCAGGGTGCAGACGGGCACATCGGCTACCAGCTGCCGCTCTACCGTATCCTGCAAAAGCTGGCGGACTTTAGCGGTAGTGGTTTCCAGGTCATCCGGGTGGGGCCGGCTTACCAGGGCCCAGTACTGGTGCTGGCGGATGCCCTGGCGGTCATAAATCAGGTAGTAGCCGGGTTTCAATTCGGCTATGTTGCGGAATACCCCGTGTCCCGGCGTGCGGGCCGGTCCCAGGACAAAAACTTCGGCCAGCCCTTCGGCGTCCACCTCCGCTTCCACTGCCGGGTGCGCCAGCAGGGCTTTCAATTCCGAACCAAAGAGGAAGGCACTGCCCCTTTGCGTATAAAAGAGGGGTTTGACGCCCAGGCGGTCCCGGGCCAGGAAAAGGCTTTGCCTGGCCTCATCCCAGATGGCAAAGGCAAAAATACCATTAAAACGCTCGACGCAGGCTGGCCCCCATTCCATATAGGCCGCCAGCAGTGCTTCCGTATCCGAGTGTCCCTGGAAGGTATAACCATGGCTTTTGAGCTCCCGGTGCAGGTCGGGTGTGTTGTACAGCTCACCGTTATAGGATATGACAAAGGTCTGGTTGCCGCGGTGGCGTACCATGGGCTGGCCGCCGCCGGCAGGATCAACGACAATCAGGCGGCGATGGCCCAGGGCGGCCCGGGGGGAAAGCCACACCCCGGAGGCATCCGGCCCGCGGCAGGCCAGGGTGGCTGTCATGGCCTCCAGGACAGGCTGTTGCCGGCTTAGATCCACCTCCCAGTCCACCCAGCCGGTGATGCCACACATAAATAAATCCCTCCCCAGCAGGCTGTTAAAAACGCCCTTAAATTGAAACCCTTCCTCTGGACGCCGTTGCCCACCGGGGTTACGCCCTTGCAACCCCAAACGGGTTCCATGATGATCTTATGCAGGGAGGGGGAAAAAGTGCGGGAAAAATACCTGCCCGGGCTGGTCCCGGGCAGGCGGAACTGATATATCCCGGCGTTTCGCAACGTAAGCGCCGGTAACAGTTCCTTTTACCCCGCTTTAACCTGGGTAGCCATCCTCTTCTGGAGGGCTTCCCGGTACATATCTTCGTATTGACCGGCCGAGGCGTTCCAGGAAAAGTCGGCTGCCATGCCCCGCCGGACCAGATTACGCCACTCCTCCGGCTCGTTCCGGTAAACGTGGAGGGCGCGATTAATGGTATCCAGGAGGGCCTGGGGCTGGTAATCGCGGAAGGAAAAGCCGTTACCGCTCCCCGGGTACTGGTGAAAATCCTTGATGGTATCCTCCAGGCCGCCCGTAGCCCGGACCACCGGTACGGTGCCGTAGCGCAGGCTGATCATCTGGCCCAGGCCGCAGGGTTCAAAGCGGGAGGGCATGAGGAAGATATCGCAGCCGGCATAAATCCGCTGGGCGAGTACCGGGTCAAAGCCGATTTTGACGGCCATTTTATCCCGGTATTTGACCTTGTAACGGGAGAAAAGCTGCTGGTAATAATCCTCGCCGCTGCCCAGGAGGACGAACTGCACATCCTGCTGCAGCAGGGGGTCGAGAATGGCCGCCAGGAGATCCAGTCCCTTCTGGTTCACCAGGCGGGAAATGAGGCCCAGGAGGGGTCCATCCTTGACCGGCAATTCCATCTCCCTTTGCAGGGCCGCTTTGTTCTCCTTTTTCTTCTCCAGGTGCCCGGCGTCGTAATTGACGGCCAGGCGCGGGTCGGTGGCCGGGTTGAACTCCTGGTAGTCAATGCCGTTCAAAATTCCCCGTAGATCCGCGGCGCGTTTCCTCAGCAGGCCGTCCAGGCGTTCCCCGTATTCGGGAGTCTGGATTTCCAGGGCGTATTTCTTGCTGACGGTGTTGATTAAATCAGCGTACAGGATCCCGGCCTTCATGAAACTGACCTGGCCGTAAAACTCCAGGCGCTCGGGGGTAAAAAATTCCTCGCCCAGGGCCATAATCTTCAAGGTGTGGCGGGGGAAGGTCCCCTGGTACTGGAGGTTATGGATGGTATAAATGGTTGCC includes:
- the ltrA gene encoding group II intron reverse transcriptase/maturase, which translates into the protein MRSREGRRQQKTPEGACPREEVVKPQGTAGGPSSSPAQSGTSPRRGQGSGLMEQVVARSNMLAALKRVERNGGAPGVDGIPTERLRDQIRTEWPRIREELLAGTYRPKPVRRVEIPKPGGGKRLLGIPTVMDRLIQQALLQVLTPIFDPQFSENSFGFRPGRRAHDAVKKARQYVEEGYEWAVDLDIEKYFDRVNHDILMARVARKVTDKRVLTLIRRYLTAGVMVKGVVMETAEGTPQGGPLSPLLANILLDDLDKELEKRGHKFVRYADDCNIYVKSKRAGERVMASIRNFLQERLKLKINEQKSAVDRPWKLKFLGFSMYKAKAGEILIRLAPQTIERVKMKIREITSRNKPVSMEERIERLNAYLGGWIGYFALADTPSTFRNLEGWMRRRLRMCLWKQWKRVRTRYRELRALGLPDWVVHNFANARKGPWRMAHGPMNRALGNAYWQSQGLMSLTERYQSLRQAW
- the glgA gene encoding glycogen synthase GlgA, producing MTEPLKILLVSSEVAPLAKTGGLADVAGSLPKALAARGHEVRVAMPRYRQVKNVDYLTDLPVEMDGSLETAIIRQAQLAGDHPVPVYLIDNYKFFCRDGMYCYPDDAARFNFFCKAVLSMLPWLGYQPDIIHCNDWQTGPIPLFLKVKHEDNPFYRQTATIYTIHNLQYQGTFPRHTLKIMALGEEFFTPERLEFYGQVSFMKAGILYADLINTVSKKYALEIQTPEYGERLDGLLRKRAADLRGILNGIDYQEFNPATDPRLAVNYDAGHLEKKKENKAALQREMELPVKDGPLLGLISRLVNQKGLDLLAAILDPLLQQDVQFVLLGSGEDYYQQLFSRYKVKYRDKMAVKIGFDPVLAQRIYAGCDIFLMPSRFEPCGLGQMISLRYGTVPVVRATGGLEDTIKDFHQYPGSGNGFSFRDYQPQALLDTINRALHVYRNEPEEWRNLVRRGMAADFSWNASAGQYEDMYREALQKRMATQVKAG
- the asnB gene encoding asparagine synthase (glutamine-hydrolyzing), yielding MCGITGWVDWEVDLSRQQPVLEAMTATLACRGPDASGVWLSPRAALGHRRLIVVDPAGGGQPMVRHRGNQTFVISYNGELYNTPDLHRELKSHGYTFQGHSDTEALLAAYMEWGPACVERFNGIFAFAIWDEARQSLFLARDRLGVKPLFYTQRGSAFLFGSELKALLAHPAVEAEVDAEGLAEVFVLGPARTPGHGVFRNIAELKPGYYLIYDRQGIRQHQYWALVSRPHPDDLETTTAKVRQLLQDTVERQLVADVPVCTLLSGGLDSSAVTAFAARAFQERGLGPIHTWSVDYVDNDRYFRPSHFQPNSDAPWVELVSRYLGTRHHYVFIDTPELVTSLTTAMRARDLPGMADVDSSLYLFSREIKKEATVALSGEAADEVFGGYPWFRSEKAMALATFPWTRAGHERIRLLSPDLKALVRPEEYVARRYREALEEVPRLPGEDPRSARLREFSYLTLTRFMPVLLDRKDRMSMAVGLEVRVPYCDHRLVDYVWNIPWEMKFWGQMEKGILRRALRGVLPEEVLQRRKSPYPKTYNPAYLEAVRTWLLEILNDPGSPLLPFIDVPAIRALAEKEEPFDLPWFGQLMSAPQLFAYLAQADTWLREYRIAVR